The following are encoded in a window of Lentisphaerota bacterium genomic DNA:
- a CDS encoding C-type lectin domain-containing protein yields MNLLIALMILTMPVLSALAQTGATATDLKTLYKAGSSQLEAESKSAYVSALGLVRRTFIQSGDVDGVEAVDAEITRLEKGGMLDAGTTNANTGVSAVALRHVLGHDKKLSGWMDQYMKKLETAVKSSLQANKIEEAKLWKAELERIRLIKSEIDSRIAMQGGASDTQVFPSVPAAKKTAPADSVTFRGHHYKHFSEAVTWDAANMRCNHLGGHLVTISDAEENNFVLNLSGAWDTWIGLRKTGSQFVWVDKSPMNYTNWGPGQPDAIKVRGRMEVENAGVLIGNRQNQPYDWMGQWPGRWCDLLGNQINPDVKGFVCEWDY; encoded by the coding sequence ATGAACCTGTTGATTGCTCTCATGATCCTGACGATGCCGGTGCTATCGGCTCTTGCCCAAACGGGGGCTACGGCGACGGACCTGAAGACGCTGTACAAGGCCGGTAGTTCGCAGCTGGAGGCCGAGTCCAAGTCAGCCTACGTGAGCGCCCTGGGCCTGGTCCGCAGGACCTTCATCCAGTCCGGGGATGTGGACGGGGTTGAGGCCGTGGATGCTGAAATCACACGGCTTGAGAAGGGCGGGATGCTCGACGCCGGCACCACCAATGCCAACACGGGAGTCTCGGCCGTAGCCCTGCGTCATGTCCTGGGGCACGACAAGAAACTGAGCGGTTGGATGGACCAGTATATGAAGAAGCTGGAAACGGCCGTCAAGTCATCGCTTCAGGCTAACAAGATTGAAGAGGCGAAGCTGTGGAAGGCTGAGTTGGAGCGAATCAGGCTAATCAAATCAGAGATCGACTCCAGAATCGCGATGCAAGGGGGGGCGAGCGACACGCAGGTCTTTCCGAGTGTCCCTGCCGCGAAGAAGACCGCGCCGGCTGATTCAGTGACGTTCAGGGGACACCACTACAAGCACTTTTCCGAAGCCGTAACGTGGGACGCCGCCAACATGCGGTGCAACCACTTGGGCGGCCATCTGGTGACGATCTCTGACGCCGAAGAAAATAATTTCGTTCTGAACCTCAGCGGCGCATGGGACACGTGGATTGGACTGCGGAAAACAGGCTCTCAATTTGTCTGGGTTGACAAGTCCCCGATGAACTACACAAACTGGGGGCCAGGTCAGCCCGACGCCATCAAGGTCAGGGGCAGAATGGAGGTCGAGAACGCGGGCGTGCTGATCGGGAATAGACAGAATCAGCCCTATGACTGGATGGGGCAATGGCCCGGCCGATGGTGTGACTTGCTGGGCAACCAGATCAATCCGGATGTCAAAGGTTTCGTCTGCGAGTGGGACTACTGA
- a CDS encoding sodium ion-translocating decarboxylase subunit beta, with amino-acid sequence MFEAILNGLSGLGAGVAHLHVSNLVMIAVGGVLLYLAIKKDVEPLLLVPIGFGAILVNIPLANLMGEGGFLRTLYNMGIANELFPLLIFIGIGAMTDFGPLLENPKIFLLGAAGQFGIFLTIGLALLFGFDKLDAVTIGVIGACDGPTAIFVASRYAPHLLAAVSVAAYSYMSLVPIIQPPIMRLLTTEKERAINMTERAKKTNPVSKNARIIFPIMVTIFGGLVAPQGLPLIATIMLGNLMRECGVVSRLTKATENEIANVVTLFLGISIGATMNGVAFLTSQTLMILLFGFVAICLDTVCGVLFGKLMCFTTGGRVNPLIGAAGISAYPMAARVAQKEGLKYNPSNYLLMHAVGANTGGQIGSVMAAAIMLSVLKGMGIIP; translated from the coding sequence ATGTTTGAGGCCATACTGAATGGGTTGAGCGGGCTCGGTGCAGGCGTGGCCCATTTGCACGTGTCAAACCTCGTGATGATTGCGGTGGGTGGCGTGCTGCTCTACCTCGCGATCAAGAAGGATGTCGAACCGCTGCTGCTGGTGCCGATCGGCTTCGGCGCCATTCTGGTCAACATTCCCCTGGCCAACCTGATGGGCGAGGGCGGCTTTCTGCGCACCCTATACAACATGGGCATCGCGAACGAGCTCTTCCCGCTGCTGATCTTCATCGGCATCGGCGCCATGACCGACTTCGGCCCGTTGCTGGAGAACCCGAAGATCTTTCTGCTGGGTGCAGCCGGCCAGTTCGGCATTTTCCTGACAATCGGGCTGGCCCTGCTCTTCGGGTTCGACAAGCTGGACGCGGTGACGATCGGTGTCATCGGCGCCTGTGACGGGCCGACGGCCATCTTTGTCGCCTCGCGCTACGCGCCCCATCTGCTGGCGGCCGTCTCCGTCGCGGCCTACTCTTACATGTCACTGGTGCCGATCATCCAGCCCCCCATCATGCGGCTGCTGACGACAGAAAAGGAACGCGCCATCAACATGACCGAGCGGGCCAAAAAGACGAATCCGGTGTCGAAGAACGCCCGGATCATCTTTCCGATCATGGTGACCATTTTCGGTGGTCTGGTCGCCCCCCAGGGGCTTCCCCTGATCGCCACGATCATGCTCGGCAACCTGATGCGGGAATGCGGCGTGGTGAGTCGCTTGACCAAGGCCACCGAGAACGAGATCGCCAACGTGGTGACGCTCTTTCTCGGCATCTCCATCGGCGCGACCATGAATGGCGTCGCGTTTCTGACCTCGCAGACCCTGATGATCCTCCTGTTTGGCTTCGTGGCCATCTGCCTCGACACGGTGTGCGGCGTCCTCTTCGGCAAGCTCATGTGCTTCACGACCGGAGGCCGGGTCAACCCGCTGATCGGGGCGGCGGGTATTTCGGCCTATCCCATGGCCGCTCGGGTCGCGCAGAAGGAGGGGCTTAAATACAATCCGTCCAACTACCTGCTGATGCACGCCGTGGGCGCCAACACCGGCGGGCAGATCGGCTCGGTCATGGCGGCGGCCATCATGCTGTCGGTGCTCAAAGGCATGGGAATTATTCCGTGA
- a CDS encoding D-tyrosyl-tRNA(Tyr) deacylase: MKALIQRVTEASVVIDGETVARMGRGLLVLLGIRHEDGEQDVLWLARKLPQLRIFEDDAGAMNRSLEDVGGAVIVVSQFTLYADARHGNRPGFAAAARPGQAEPLYDSLVTHLRARLGPERVGSGRFGAEMQVRLVNDGPVTIELESRGSGTSRA, from the coding sequence ATGAAGGCATTGATACAACGGGTGACGGAGGCGTCGGTCGTGATCGACGGCGAGACGGTCGCCAGGATGGGTCGGGGGCTGCTGGTGTTGCTTGGCATCCGCCATGAGGATGGAGAACAGGACGTGCTGTGGCTGGCTCGGAAACTGCCCCAGTTGCGGATCTTCGAGGACGATGCGGGCGCGATGAACCGCTCGCTCGAAGACGTCGGTGGCGCCGTGATCGTGGTCTCCCAGTTCACGCTCTATGCCGACGCCCGCCACGGGAACCGGCCGGGTTTCGCGGCGGCGGCGCGCCCCGGGCAGGCGGAGCCCCTCTATGACTCGCTCGTGACGCACTTGCGCGCCCGCCTGGGCCCGGAACGGGTCGGTTCCGGTCGTTTTGGCGCCGAGATGCAGGTGCGGCTGGTCAACGACGGCCCTGTGACGATCGAGCTGGAAAGCCGCGGCTCCGGCACATCACGCGCCTGA
- the priA gene encoding primosomal protein N' has product MVARVALDAALDRLFDYAVPEEWVDRIRTGVRVRVPFGSRVCSGYVIECSDQPEPQVAAAGVAVQLGLFNEDTVPAAGFGRLRSVSGIDDDRPFFSTTLIRLIRWIADYYFAPLAVSLRCALPSPVRDGGSKPKEQVYVSLPVAEAESQSASAALGSPLTARQQALIAEIRVRGGGLLQILCRELKCAPDTIKRLAATGWLTLETRQIRRDPLANRTILPTGPLTLMPQQAAALRLICAECDAALAARAAGAVKPPPPMLIYGVTGSGKTEVYLQAIAHVLERGGGAIVLVPEIALTPQTVQRFAGRFGGRIAVLHSALSEGERFDEWHRIRDGDARVVIGPRSAVFAPVSNLALIVVDEEHEPSYKQDEAPRYNARDTAVMRGWIEGCGVVLGSATPAMESWVNVQRGKYTLAQIENRVEDRSMPTVEVVDMRLETARSGHVQVFSQRLIETIQGRLTVGEQVILFLNRRGFATSLVCTRCGFVAECDACSTAYTYHQTDNRLRCHICGACAAVPAACPGCGDPTFRYTGFGTQRIETIAQTCFPQARIARLDADAAARKHGPDEILGAFRSGKTDILIGTQMIAKGHHFPNVTLVGVLLADSSLHMPDYRAGERTFQLLAQVSGRSGRGEIPGHVIVQTYTPDHPAIEAARTADFPRFAESELVLRRDGGLPPYSHVVCLTFKGRDEGKVAFSAAALHRALAPLLPPGAGCPEPIPAPLARAKGDYRYQILLRAASVRMLTGPLRRAVKAASPPADVSLAVDVDALSVM; this is encoded by the coding sequence ATGGTCGCACGGGTGGCTTTGGACGCAGCGCTGGATCGGCTGTTCGACTACGCCGTGCCCGAAGAGTGGGTAGACCGCATCCGCACCGGTGTGCGGGTGCGTGTCCCTTTCGGTTCGCGCGTCTGCTCGGGGTACGTCATCGAGTGCTCCGACCAACCCGAACCGCAGGTGGCGGCTGCGGGTGTTGCGGTGCAGCTGGGGCTGTTCAACGAGGATACCGTGCCGGCTGCCGGATTCGGAAGGCTCCGGTCGGTCTCCGGAATTGACGATGACCGGCCGTTCTTCTCCACCACCCTGATCCGTCTGATCCGGTGGATCGCTGATTATTACTTCGCCCCGCTTGCAGTGTCGCTCCGCTGTGCTCTCCCCTCGCCCGTCCGGGATGGCGGCTCGAAGCCCAAGGAACAGGTGTATGTCAGCCTGCCGGTGGCAGAGGCGGAAAGCCAGTCGGCATCCGCCGCTCTCGGGTCGCCGCTCACTGCTCGTCAGCAGGCCCTGATCGCCGAAATCCGCGTTCGCGGCGGTGGATTGCTTCAGATCCTCTGTCGCGAGCTGAAATGCGCCCCCGACACGATCAAGCGTCTGGCCGCCACAGGCTGGCTGACGCTGGAGACGCGTCAGATCCGGCGCGACCCGCTCGCCAATCGAACCATCCTGCCCACCGGACCGCTCACCCTGATGCCCCAGCAGGCGGCCGCCTTGCGGCTGATTTGCGCCGAATGCGACGCCGCGCTCGCCGCCCGAGCCGCTGGCGCCGTCAAACCGCCGCCGCCGATGCTGATCTACGGGGTGACCGGTTCGGGCAAGACGGAGGTCTATCTTCAGGCCATCGCGCACGTTCTGGAGCGCGGCGGCGGGGCGATCGTGCTGGTGCCCGAGATCGCGCTGACACCCCAGACCGTGCAGCGGTTCGCGGGGCGGTTCGGCGGGCGAATCGCCGTCCTGCACAGCGCCCTGAGCGAGGGCGAGCGGTTCGATGAGTGGCATCGGATCCGCGATGGCGACGCCCGCGTGGTGATCGGTCCGCGTTCGGCCGTGTTCGCGCCCGTGTCCAATCTGGCGCTGATTGTGGTGGACGAGGAGCACGAACCGAGCTACAAGCAAGACGAGGCGCCGCGCTACAACGCCCGCGACACGGCGGTGATGCGCGGATGGATCGAGGGCTGTGGTGTCGTGCTCGGCTCCGCCACGCCCGCCATGGAGTCGTGGGTCAACGTTCAGCGCGGCAAGTACACGCTGGCGCAGATCGAGAACCGCGTCGAGGATCGTTCCATGCCAACGGTCGAGGTGGTCGACATGCGCCTCGAAACGGCGCGCAGCGGCCATGTGCAGGTCTTTTCACAACGGCTGATTGAGACCATCCAGGGGCGTCTGACCGTCGGCGAGCAGGTGATCCTGTTTCTCAACCGCCGGGGCTTTGCCACATCGCTGGTCTGCACCCGCTGCGGCTTTGTCGCGGAGTGCGACGCGTGCAGCACCGCGTATACCTACCATCAAACCGACAACCGCCTCCGGTGCCACATCTGCGGTGCCTGCGCCGCCGTGCCGGCCGCATGCCCCGGCTGCGGCGACCCGACGTTCCGCTACACCGGTTTTGGGACGCAGCGGATCGAAACCATTGCGCAGACGTGCTTTCCCCAGGCGCGGATCGCCCGGCTCGATGCCGATGCCGCCGCGCGCAAGCATGGGCCTGACGAGATCCTGGGCGCTTTCCGATCAGGGAAGACCGATATTCTGATCGGCACGCAGATGATCGCCAAAGGGCACCATTTCCCCAATGTCACGCTCGTCGGCGTGTTACTGGCCGATTCGAGTCTGCACATGCCCGACTACCGGGCGGGCGAGCGCACGTTCCAGCTTCTGGCGCAGGTCTCGGGTCGCTCCGGCCGCGGCGAGATTCCCGGCCACGTGATCGTCCAGACTTACACCCCGGACCATCCGGCGATCGAGGCGGCGCGCACCGCCGATTTTCCGCGCTTTGCCGAGAGTGAGCTGGTTCTGCGCCGCGATGGAGGCCTCCCGCCTTACAGCCATGTGGTCTGTCTGACGTTCAAGGGACGCGATGAGGGCAAAGTCGCCTTCTCGGCCGCCGCGTTGCACCGGGCGCTCGCGCCCCTGTTGCCGCCGGGCGCGGGGTGCCCTGAGCCGATTCCCGCGCCGCTGGCTCGCGCCAAGGGCGACTACCGTTATCAGATCCTCCTGCGCGCGGCCTCGGTGCGGATGCTCACTGGGCCATTGCGCCGGGCGGTCAAGGCCGCGTCTCCGCCAGCCGACGTCTCGCTGGCAGTGGACGTCGACGCGCTGTCCGTGATGTGA
- a CDS encoding prepilin-type N-terminal cleavage/methylation domain-containing protein, whose amino-acid sequence MRRAKGFTLVEMLVVIAIIAILAAALFPQIQNAIDQARSTAMKNKGRGVWVGVVSANNEREVLSLGPVWPSELGITVGTDYFANMLKNNAGTIALTPDEQLISDVKSDLLAAGSFAPAPSGTLPLIGNIAWRAFNASASSGMSDAFIVSKDFAVGTVGAAGNCQTNTAVLLNPAGPFKGRRMTWITVGGGTFDARRKYVSDCSRLMGGTTNTISILAD is encoded by the coding sequence ATTCGCAGAGCTAAGGGATTTACCCTCGTTGAAATGCTGGTGGTGATCGCGATCATCGCCATCCTCGCGGCTGCGTTGTTCCCTCAAATTCAGAACGCGATCGACCAAGCCCGGTCAACCGCCATGAAAAACAAGGGCCGAGGGGTCTGGGTTGGCGTGGTCTCGGCGAACAACGAGCGGGAGGTGCTCAGTCTGGGTCCGGTATGGCCGAGTGAGCTGGGAATAACCGTGGGCACGGATTATTTCGCCAACATGTTGAAAAATAACGCCGGAACCATTGCCTTGACGCCGGACGAACAGTTGATCAGCGATGTGAAGAGCGATCTGCTCGCGGCGGGAAGCTTTGCTCCCGCTCCGAGTGGGACACTTCCTCTCATCGGCAACATTGCGTGGCGCGCTTTTAACGCAAGCGCGTCATCTGGAATGAGTGACGCTTTCATTGTGAGCAAGGACTTTGCCGTCGGCACCGTTGGCGCGGCCGGCAACTGCCAGACCAACACGGCTGTTCTCTTGAATCCGGCCGGGCCTTTCAAGGGACGCCGGATGACGTGGATCACCGTCGGTGGTGGCACCTTTGACGCGCGTAGAAAGTATGTTTCGGATTGCTCCAGACTGATGGGCGGCACCACAAACACGATCAGCATTCTCGCCGACTAA